A window of the Candida orthopsilosis Co 90-125, chromosome 1 draft sequence genome harbors these coding sequences:
- a CDS encoding Rfa1 DNA replication factor A, translating to MTSFPLSTGALKQAFSKDGHDKVKCPLVFQVTNLKSVNTMNNSKKYRILLSDGVYSTQGIIEEKCTPYLENNNWSRYCTIQVNAFRTLATAKHFLIIEDVEILTPTGEKPTTPLINIDTYFAEHPEEAALTVTKKQNSVDEKEQTPGTTPPVAQSTATAASAAPSIKQQYPPSKAGQAAPARISPIETISPYQNTWTIKARVSYKGELRSWSNAKGEGKVFSVNFLDESDEIKASAFNESAERAYNLLEEGKVYFISKAKVGAARKKFNNLTHPYELTLEKDTEITECFDESDVPKLNFNFVKLDKVQNLEPNAIIDVLGALKIVNPPFQITAKSTGKAFDRRDITIVDETGFAVDVGLWNNTAVDFSVEEGTVIAFKGCKVSDFNGRSLSLTQAGSIVPNPGTPESYQLKGWFDNIGVKENFKSMKTETNASSSIDRLANRKTIAQVEEENNNLDSEQSGYFTIKACFSFTKPENFAYPACTNIIANTTDSTKPGLPCNKKLAPVNDKWRCERCDLSYDEPTYRYILYISITDATGQLWTTLFDEQAKKLLGIDANELMKMSNENEKMVVAEYISRAYFKEYNFRLRVKQDTFNDQLKLRYQCVGLSDIDYNTECEFLCSELDSLLE from the coding sequence ATGACATCGTTCCCATTATCTACAGGTGCCTTGAAGCAAGCATTCTCCAAAGACGGTCATGATAAAGTCAAATGCCCTTTGGTTTTCCAAGTAacgaatttgaaatcagtcAACACCATGAATAATCTGAAAAAATACCGTATTTTACTATCTGATGGCGTTTACTCCACCCAGGGAATCATTGAAGAGAAATGTACTCCGTATTTAGAAAATAACAACTGGAGTAGATACTGTACTATCCAAGTGAATGCGTTCCGTACATTAGCCACTGCTAAAcattttttgattattgaagatgttgaaattttgacCCCCACGGGAGAAAAGCCAACCACGCCATTGATTAATATTGATACCTATTTTGCTGAACACCCTGAAGAGGCGGCATTGACTGTCACGAAGAAGCAAAACTCAGTTGACGAGAAGGAACAAACACCAGGTACAACACCTCCTGTTGCCCAGTCCACTGCCACTGCAGCTAGTGCAGCACCATCCATCAAGCAACAATATCCTCCACTGAAAGCTGGCCAAGCAGCACCAGCAAGGATCTCCCCTATTGAGACCATCTCCCCATATCAAAATACCTGGACTATCAAAGCCAGAGTTTCATACAAAGGTGAACTTAGATCGTGGTCAAATGCAAAAGGTGAAGGTAAAGTGTTTAGTGTCAACTTTTTGGATGAATCAGATGAGATAAAGGCTTCTGCATTCAACGAATCAGCTGAAAGAGCTTACAATTTACTTGAAGAAGGTAAAGTTTATTTCATCTCCAAAGCTAAAGTTGGTGCCGCTAGAAAGAAGTTTAACAACTTAACCCATCCATACGAATTAACATTGGAAAAGGATACTGAGATTACTGAGTGTTTTGACGAGTCAGATGTGCctaaattgaatttcaattttgtcaaattggataaagTGCAAAATTTGGAACCAAATGCCATTATCGACGTGTTGGGAGCTTTGAAAATCGTCAATCCACCATTTCAAATCACGGCAAAATCTACAGGTAAAGCTTTTGATAGAAGAGATATTACCATCGTTGATGAAACTGgttttgctgttgatgttggCCTTTGGAACAATACTGCAGTTGATTTCAGTGTTGAAGAAGGTACAGTAATTGCTTTCAAAGGATGTAAAGTATCCGATTTCAATGGTAGATCATTAAGTTTAACTCAAGCCGGCTCAATAGTGCCAAATCCTGGAACACCAGAAAGTTATCAATTAAAGGGATGGTTTGACAATATTGGAGTCAAAgagaatttcaaatcaatgaagACGGAGACTAATGCTTCATCATCTATTGATAGATTGGCAAACCGTAAAACTATTGctcaagttgaagaagagaacAACAATTTGGATAGTGAACAACTGGGTTATTTCACCATTAAGGCATGTTTTTCCTTCACAAAACCGGAAAATTTCGCATACCCTGCTTGTACCAACATTATTGCTAACACTACTGATTCTACTAAACCAGGATTACCATGTAACAAAAAATTGGCTCCAGTTAATGATAAATGGAGATGTGAACGATGTGATTTATCCTACGATGAACCAACGTATCGTTACATCCTTTACATATCAATTACCGATGCAACAGGGCAATTATGGACAactttatttgatgaacaagCTAAAAAATTATTAGGAATAGATGCTAATGAATTAATGAAGATGTctaatgaaaatgaaaaaatggttgttgctgaatATATATCAAGAGCTTATTTCAAAGAATATAATTTCAGACTTAGGGTTAAACAAGATACATTtaatgatcaattgaaactcAGGTATCAATGTGTTGGGTTAAGTGATATTGATTACAATACCGAATGTGAGTTTTTGTGTTCTGAATTGGATTCATTGTTGGAATAG
- a CDS encoding DNA polymerase epsilon subunit D: MPPKGWKKNADPSEQPFRDTDPVSIDDILFPRSTISKLARSITSDEDNQNTMTLAKDSLLALQRSATVFVSYMLFHAKQVSKAAGRKTVTAQDMMAALERAEFAGFLPEVKQRLGEFESMAKAKKQKKLDEKSANKEEAMTKKPKLSPQVGEVESREVVSSDTEDEDDEDADAEDEETREESSDEIEDGSDVEENAAINPISELAKDEQELRGEEIDDDRQTEEDEEIE, translated from the coding sequence ATGCCACCAAAGGGATGGAAAAAGAATGCCGATCCAAGTGAACAGCCATTTAGGGATACCGACCCCGTTTCAATAGATGACATTTTGTTTCCTCGATCAACAATTCTGAAATTGGCCAGATCAATCACCtcagatgaagataatCAAAATACTATGACATTGGCAAAAGACTCTCTATTAGCGTTGCAGAGATCAGCTACTGTATTTGTAAGCTATATGTTATTTCATGCAAAACAAGTGTCGAAAGCTGCCGGTAGAAAGACGGTGACTGCTCAGGATATGATGGCAGCTTTAGAACGAGCTGAGTTTGCCGGTTTCCTTCCAGAAGTGAAACAAAGGTTGGGAGAGTTTGAATCGATGgcaaaagcaaagaaacaaaagaaattggacGAAAAGAGTGCAAATAAAGAGGAGGCTATGACAAAGAAACCGAAATTATCACCTCAAGttggtgaagttgaatcACGTGAAGTTGTCTCAAGTGACACAGAAgacgaagatgatgaggatgcTGATGCTGAAGATGAGGAAACTCGAGAAGAGCTGAGCGacgaaattgaagatggaCTGGACGTCGAGGAGAATGCTGCGATAAATCCTATATCTGAGCTTGCCAAAGATGAGCAGGAATTGCGTGGAGAAGAGATTGACGATGATAGGCAGACTGAAGAAGACGAGGAAATAGAGTAG
- a CDS encoding Sas2 protein (S. cerevisiae homolog SAS2 has histone acetyltransferase activity, has role in histone exchange, histone acetylation, chromatin silencing at telomere and localizes to nuclear chromatin, SAS acetyltransferase complex), translated as MSLTIPPKTQEQKQKTPSAKSTSFYGRLEKPNIEKVTFGKYEIRPWYGNPAYFNPYEGVPNMLGYDYSNMIAADPMSRKRLKSYSVEECFIDHLFVCEYCFKYSVNENEMLEHWEVCKYHRENPDVGAMVYYDRKRNHIIREVRGYEDPLFCQNLCLFGKLFLDDKSVYFNIDHFNFYVYYAKDGERDYVPMGFFSKEMIAYDATTNLACICVFPPFQRRHIGAMLIEFSYAIARLTQESSGPEIPLSPFGKVSYLNYWSKNLAKELLQRRSRTFTLEELSKATGYRKEDVLYTLEHMEVLIQEPNGEVTFSNDRFQEWVKSTKFDVIRQQPLLDTKSFYL; from the coding sequence ATGCTGTTAACTATCCCACCTAAAACTCAAGAGCAAAAACAGAAAACGCCGTCTGCAAAAAGTACATCCTTTTATGGGCGACTAGAGAAACCAAATATTGAGAAAGTTACATTCGGGAAATATGAGATTCGGCCCTGGTATGGTAATCCCGCTTATTTCAATCCATATGAGGGTGTACCGAATATGTTGGGCTATGACTATTCAAACATGATAGCAGCAGATCCAATGTCTCGGAAACGACTAAAGTCATATTCCGTTGAGGAATGTTTTATTGATCATCTATTTGTCTGTGAATACTGTTTCAAATATTCAGTCAATGAAAATGAGATGTTGGAACACTGGGAGGTTTGCAAATACCATAGGGAGAATCCGGATGTTGGAGCGATGGTGTATTATGATCGCAAGAGGAACCATATCATTCGTGAAGTTAGAGGATACGAAGATCCCCTATTTTGTCAAAACTTGTGTCTTTTCGGAAAGTTATTTCTTGATGATAAATCAGTATACTTCAACATTGACCATTTCAACTTTTATGTCTATTACGCCAAAGATGGGGAAAGGGATTACGTACCGATGGGGTTCTTCTCGAAAGAGATGATTGCTTATGATGCCACCACCAATTTGGCGTGTATTTGTGTGTTTCCTCCATTTCAACGAAGACACATTGGTGCTATGCTAATTGAATTTCTGTACGCTATAGCACGGTTAACACAAGAAAGCAGCGGTCCCGAAATTCCACTATCACCATTTGGTAAGGTGAGTTATTTGAACTATTGGTCAAAAAATTTAGCAAAAGAGTTGTTACAAAGACGGTCAAGGACTTTCACTTTGGAAGAATTGTCAAAAGCTACAGGCTATCGAAAGGAGGACGTCTTGTACACATTGGAACATATGGAGGTTTTAATTCAAGAACCCAACGGTGAGGTGACTTTCTCCAATGATCGATTTCAAGAATGGGTAAAATCAACCAAGTTCGATGTCATCAGGCAACAACCACTACTCGATACAAAATCCTTCTATTTGTAA
- a CDS encoding peroxisomal cystathionine beta-lyase gives MAPKKSYSLETELVLAKSNDQHNASVPPLYQSATFKQPSLSNMGEYDYTRSGNPTRTHLQNHIAKIMKAKHAFAVSSGMGCLDVITRLLNPGDEVIAGDDLYGGTQRLLTYLNKKGDLIVHHYDTTNTELIKSKITSTTKMIFLESPTNPLIKVVDVRSITEHAHKVNPDIIVVFDNTMMSPVLMTPLDLGVDIHYESATKYLNGHHDIMAGVLATRSAALAERLYYVINSTGCGLSPFDCWLLSRGLKTLAIRVERQQENCIRVAKFLENVGFKVRYPGLKSHPQYELHNSMCSGYGAVLSFETGSIKLSEKIVESTDIFGIAVSFGCVNSLISMPCKMSHASIDAKTREERDFPEDLIRLCIGIENVDDLIDDLTKALLKSGAVRINDKDELFNAVPIQPKL, from the coding sequence ATGGCACCAAAAAAGAGTTATAGCCTTGAGACAGAGTTGGTTCTTGCAAAATCCAATGATCAACACAATGCATCGGTTCCTCCATTGTACCAATCGGCTACTTTCAAACAACCATCACTTTCAAATATGGGTGAATATGACTATACTAGATCGGGTAATCCTACAAGAACCCACTTACAAAATCACATTGCCAAAATTATGAAGGCAAAACATGCATTTGCCGTCTCATCAGGTATGGGATGTCTTGATGTGATCACAAGACTTTTGAATCCTGGTGATGAAGTTATAGCTGGTGATGACTTGTATGGAGGAACGCAAAGATTATTAACTTACCTAAATAAAAAAGGGGACTTGATTGTCCATCATTATGATACAACCAACACagaattgataaaatcaaagatAACAAGTACCACTAAGATGATTTTCTTAGAATCGCCCACAAACCCATTGATTAAAGTAGTGGATGTTAGGTCTATTACTGAACATGCGCATAAAGTGAATCCTGATATAATTGTGGTGTTCGACAACACTATGATGTCACCGGTATTGATGACTCCTTTGGATTTAGGTGTGGACATACACTATGAATCAGCTACGAAATATCTCAATGGACATCACGATATTATGGCTGGTGTTTTAGCTACTAGATCTGCAGCATTAGCTGAAAGATTATACTATGTGATAAATTCAACTGGATGTGGATTGTCTCCTTTTGATTGTTGGCTTTTAAGTCGAGGATTGAAAACATTAGCTATAAGGGTTGAAagacaacaagaaaattgtATCAGAGTTGCCaagtttttggaaaatgttgGTTTCAAAGTTAGGTACCCTGGTTTGAAATCACATCCTCAATACGAATTACACAATTCCATGTGCTCTGGATACGGTGCCGTATTATCATTTGAAACAGGATCTATCAAACTTAGTGAGaagattgttgaaagtACAGACATTTTCGGCATTGCTGTATCATTTGGATGTGTtaattcattgatttcCATGCCATGTAAAATGTCACATGCTTCTATAGATGCTAAAACTAGAGAAGAAAGGGATTTTCCTGAAGATTTGATCAGATTGTgtattggaattgaaaatgtcgatgatttgattgatgatttaacaaaggcattgttgaaaagtgGAGCTGTAAGAATAAATGATAAGGATGAGTTGTTTAATGCAGTTCCTATACAACCAAAGTTATAG
- a CDS encoding NADH dehydrogenase has translation MLSRIISKSSVLSVFNTSKRYSSIISVHRETKEDNTSLPFEFTSENKKRADEIIAKYPPQYKKGATMPLLDLGQRQLGFTSISVMNYVAKLLDMPPMRVYEVATFYTMYNRHPMGKYNVQVCTTTPCQLCGSDGIMEAIKDYLQIKPGQTTANGLFTLQEVECLGACVNAPMIAINDDYHEDLSPGGVVDLLKKLENGEELSQIGPETGKRHSCEPFSGQKVLLGKEPNDMRNFTRSDL, from the coding sequence ATGTTGTCACGTATTATAAGCAAATCATCAGTATTGAGTGTTTTCAATACTTCCAAGAGATACTCCTCCATCATTTCAGTTCACagagaaacaaaagaagacaaTACTAGTCTaccatttgaatttacttctgaaaacaagaaaagagcCGATGAGATTATCGCCAAATACCCACCACAATATAAGAAGGGGGCTACGATGCCTCTTTTGGACCTTGGTCAACGTCAATTAGGGTTCACTTCTATATCTGTTATGAAttatgttgcaaaattacTCGATATGCCACCAATGAGAGTATACGAAGTGGCCACTTTCTATACCATGTACAATAGACATCCTATGGGTAAATATAATGTCCAAGTGTGCACCACTACACCATGTCAATTGTGTGGAAGTGACGGAATAATGGAAGCTATAAAGGATtatcttcaaatcaaaccaGGTCAAACCACAGCTAATGGTTTGTTCACCTTACAAGAAGTCGAATGTTTGGGTGCTTGTGTTAATGCTCCAATGATTGccatcaatgatgattatCATGAAGATTTGTCACCAGGCggtgttgttgatcttttgaagaaattggaaaatggtgAAGAATTGAGTCAAATTGGACCTGAAACTGGTAAAAGACATTCATGTGAACCATTTAGTGGTCAAAAAGTATTATTGGGTAAAGAACCAAATGATATGAGGAATTTCACTAGATCTGATTTGTAA
- a CDS encoding Sap30 protein — protein MECSFNCVWYSFGIYEEPLTSIPLLSRPGTNSDFYAAMITVDRIKLGDIVISNQVSAYTIDSSADVFVSLTPALANLLAAIGTDKFDDDDEGYTCFNIKYFKGKTLTLDVQGLEFKIQLNDLNQDGKVVYGTTYVAIDQYSVDIGINVGAGTLSGFLLKEWHMVWDYDKHQMHFDKCKPKDIIEVPSGYELPAGTKDVPEPINTYTAV, from the coding sequence ATGGAATGTTCCTTCAATTGTGTTTGGTATTCATTTGGGATTTATGAAGAGCCTTTGACGAGTATTCCATTGTTACTGAGACCGGGAACTAACTCTGACTTTTATGCTGCTATGATTACTGTCGATAGAATAAAATTGGGAGATATTGTTATCTCCAATCAAGTTAGTGCTTACACCATAGATAGTAGTGCTGATGTGTTTGTGTCACTAACTCCAGCGTTGGCAAATTTACTTGCTGCAATTGGAactgataaatttgatgatgatgatgaagggtatacttgtttcaacatcaaatatttcaaaggTAAAACGTTGACACTCGATGTTCAAGGTTTAGAATTTAAAATCCAATTAAATGATTTAAACCAAGATGGAAAAGTTGTTTATGGAACTACTTATGTCgcaattgatcaatacTCAGTGGATATTGGAATAAATGTTGGTGCTGGTACATTATCTGGATTCTTACTTAAGGAATGGCATATGGTGTGGGATTATGATAAGCATCAAATGCATTTTGATAAATGCAAACCAAAGGATATTATTGAAGTTCCAAGTGGTTATGAGTTGCCTGCTGGCACAAAAGATGTACCAGAGCCAATTAACACTTATACTGCTGTTTGA
- a CDS encoding Cdh1 protein (protein involved in regulation of mitosis, similar to S. cerevisiae Cdh1p, which is an APC/C) produces MNHNNNFSKHSRGSLQSYETPKSPSRSTRSVDPLRPNDTMLSSSPSRRRNQNTIFSDRYIPNRMGVDLQAAFSLTNEEVLPDIRSNRNADNEIEIRKEEKANRTFTTVLKAELFGDNVPMATADLTSNVTSSNGNNNRAKVSNQRPGSTGAGSLSTTGTPPRTSASLPHLPVSAASSTSQLGNTSSISTYDSDDVLSTPRRKTNLFTYQSPKKSRPVSRDLQQELYSLSPVRQESQKFLLSPQKKARAIAKVPYRVLDAPELSDDFYLNLVDWGQQDVLAVGLGDSVYLWDGSTQSVDRLCNLSNKDKVTSLNWIGTGTHLAIGTSKGLVEIWDATKIKCIRTMTGHSLRVSSLAWNEHILSSGSRDRTILNRDVRVEDHFVNKFESHKQEICGLKWNVDENKLASGGNDNNLFVWDGLNTKPLYQFTEHTAAVKAIAWSPHQRGILASGGGTADKTIKTWNTLTGNMIHDVDTGSQVCNLIWSKNSNEIVSTHGYSRNQIIVWKYPSMQQIAQLTGHTYRVLYLSLSPDGETIVTGAGDETLRFWNVFEKNKNNDSPSSVLLGAFSQIR; encoded by the coding sequence ATGAACCACAACAATAATTTCTCAAAACATTCACGAGGTAGTCTACAGTCATACGAAACTCCAAAGTCGCCATCAAGGTCAACCCGAAGTGTTGATCCATTAAGACCTAATGACACAATGTTATCATCATCTCCATCGAGGcgaagaaatcaaaatacaatttttaGCGATCGATATATACCGAATCGTATGGGTGTCGACTTACAAGCAGCATTCAGTTTAACAAATGAAGAGGTACTACCGGATATACGAAGTAATAGGAATGCTGATAACGAGATTGAGATTAGAAAGGAGGAGAAGGCAAATAGAACTTTCACGACTGTTTTAAAAGCAGAATTGTTTGGAGATAACGTGCCAATGGCAACGGCTGATTTGACAAGTAATGTAACATCAAGTAATGGAAACAATAATAGAGCAAAAGTGTCTAATCAGCGGCCTGGTAGTACAGGTGCAGGCTccttatcaacaacaggaACACCACCAAGAACATCCGCCTCTCTACCTCATCTACCGGTGTCAGCCGCGTCATCAACCAGTCAATTAGGAAATACGAGTTCAATATCCACTTACGATTCAGACGATGTTTTGTCTACGCCGCGTCGGAAAACTAATTTATTCACCTATcaatcaccaaagaaaTCACGACCAGTGTCGAGAGATCTACAACAAGAGCTTTACTCTTTATCGCCAGTTCGACAAGAATCACAAAAGTTTCTTCTATCACCACAAAAGAAAGCTCGTGCTATTGCAAAAGTTCCCTACCGTGTGCTTGATGCACCCGAACTTTCTGACGActtttatttgaatttggttgattggGGACAGCAAGATGTATTAGCAGTTGGATTAGGCGACAGTGTATATTTATGGGATGGGTCAACTCAATCGGTTGACCGATTGTgcaatttatcaaataaGGATAAAGTGACAAGTTTAAACTGGATTGGTACTGGTACTCATCTTGCAATTGGAACTTCAAAAGGTTTGGTTGAAATCTGGGATGCAactaaaatcaaatgtATTAGAACAATGACGGGACATTCGTTGCGAGTTAGCTCTTTGGCATGGAATGAGCATATTTTATCGAGTGGGTCTAGAGATAGAACAATATTAAATCGTGATGTTAGAGTTGAAGACcattttgtcaacaaatttgagAGTCATAAACAGGAAATTTGTGGACTCAAATGGAATGTTGACGAGAATAAATTGGCAAGTGGTGGCAATGATAATAACTTGTTTGTTTGGGATGGTCTAAACACTAAACCCTTGTATCAATTTACTGAACATACTGCAGCAGTGAAAGCTATTGCTTGGTCGCCACATCAAAGAGGGATTTTGGCCTCTGGTGGAGGAACTGCAGATAAGACCATCAAGACATGGAATACCTTGACTGGTAATATGATTCATGATGTTGATACCGGATCACAAGTTTGCAATTTAATCTGGTCaaagaattcaaatgaaattgtatCAACTCATGGATACTCAAGAAACCAAATAATTGTCTGGAAGTACCCATCGATGCAACAAATTGCCCAGTTGACGGGACATACATATCGTGTCTTGTATTTATCGCTTTCACCAGATGGTGAAACAATTGTTACAGGTGCTGGTGATGAAACATTGCGATTTTGgaatgtttttgaaaagaataaaaacAACGACTCTCCGTCATCTGTATTATTGGGTGCTTTTCTGCAAATACGTTAA